AAAATATGATACCGCCTTATATCAATTTGGTAATACGGTAGCCGTTAATGTAGAAAATGACATTCCAATGCATCATTTAGAAGCATTGATGGACAGCTTACGTAAAGACAATGAAGAATATGTAGCCGTTTATTTTATGGATTTTAAAACGGGTGCACTCAATATGTCACCAAGAGCTGATTTTGAATTTGACGTATTCAGTTCAAATACATACAAAACCATTATGGACAAGAAGGAATTGTCATGGATGGATGTTTATTTAGATCAAAGTACACAAAAATTAATGACATCTGTTATTGCGCCCGTAACGGTAAACAATGAAATTATTGGTGCAGTAGGAATCGACTTAGATTTCTCAACTATTGGAACGATTCGTACGCAAATCGAACAAGGGTCAGATACGGATTTAATGATTTTAGATAAGCAGGGGATGATTGTTTCCTCGTTTATTGACAAGAAAGATGGTCAAAATATGAACCCGGCTATGTCAGGAAAAGTAGATGGGGTAACAGATATTGATTCGTCAATCTTTACGGATTCTTTAGAGTGGGTAACAACAGCTGTTAATGAAACAGAGTATGCCATTGATGCGTTAGGCATTAACGGTAATCACTATTCAGGTCAGTTAATGACGATGGAACTGAATGGCTGGAACGTAATCGCCTTAAAAGATGATTCCATTTTCCAGGCAAAAATGAATTCATTTAATAAATCGATTATACTCGCATTAATTATAGGCATGACCATTGGCGTTATTGTAGCGGTTATTTTAGCTGGTCAAATTATAAAAATTGTTAAAAATATACGTCATGTAATTGATGAAACCGCGCAAGGGAATTTACATGTTCAGTTCGAAAATAGCCGGAATAATGAATTAGGTCAACTTGAACAAAGCTACAACGACATGCTCGGCCAAATGCGTATGCTGCTTACACAAGTGAACGACAATTCTTCAAATTTAAAGCAAGTGTCACGAAATGTCGCACAGATTGCTAATGAAAATAAAGAATCCTTACAAGAAGTTTCAAAGGCCATTGAAGAGATTGCAACAAATGCAAACTATCAATCAGAAAAAATGAACGATGGGGCACAGGTGTTGGCTGAACTGGCACAAGAAATGGAGCACGTACAGCAGCAAACAGCTGAAATGGACGAAGAATCTCATGAAGCAAATGAACAAATCCAAGCAGGCTTTGCCAAAGTAGCAGAACTACAAAACTCTTATAAAAACTTAGAACATTCATTTTCACGCGTAACGGACATGACGGTTGCGTTAAATGAAAAATCTAAAACCATTTCAGAAGTAACAAACGTCATTGCACAAATTACAGACCAAACGAACTTACTAGCGCTAAATGCATCGATTGAGGCAGCGCGAGCAGGTGAGCATGGGAAAGGCTTTGCAGTAGTTGCAGATGAGGTACGTAACCTAGCGGAAAGTTCGAAAAAGGCAACGACAAATATTCAAACGATTTTAGCGAGTGTCCTCCATGATACAAGCTCACTCGTACAGGTTATTGATGAAACCAATGCGATGAGCGATACGCAAAAGCAAGCAGTCGTAAAAGTATATGAAGTCATTGACGAACTGTCACAATCCATCGGCGAAATGTCTACGGTCATTCAACAAACATCTGGTAAAATGCAGGAAATGAATGCAACGAAAACACATGTTGTTGAAATTATGAATGAAGTGGCCAACCTTTCAAGTGATGTGACTGCTTCGACGGAAGAAATGGCGAGTGCCATTTCCGAGCAAGCTGCCTCTACAGTAGAACTTGCAAATTATACCAATAAACTAAATGAGCAATCCGAACATCTACAACATTCGGTTGATCGATTTAACCTATAAAAGATGCGCCATTTGTCTGTAACGAGGCAAATGGCGTTTTTTGTATTTATTTCAATTACTGTGAGTAGGATTTTTTTTCGTTTCATAGTATAATAATCAGTACGAGTTTTTTAAAAAATAGTTGAAATTGATTTTATGCGGAAGGGATGAGTGAGCGTTCCTTCCGCTTCATATTGAGGGGGAACGTTGATTTGAGAAAATCATTACCGTTTGAATTGTCACGAGATAAAACATTCTTTGAATCATTAGGAGATTGGCTTGGAGACGTATTATACGATGAGCTACCGGAGCGCGGATTCGAATGTCGTGACGAGCAAATTTTCATGGCTTACCAGATCGAGCAAGCTTTAAAGGAAAAAAACGTATTATTCGCTGAAGCAGGTGTAGGGACAGGGAAAACGATTGCTTACCTATTACCAGCCATCTCGTATGCACGCTATACAGGAAAACCGGCATTAATCGCTTGTGCAGACGAAACATTAATCGACCAGCTTGTAAAGGATGGCGGCGATATTCATAAATTACGTGATGTGCTTGGCTTAGATATCGACGTACGTTTAGCAAAATCACGCGACCAATACTTATGTTTAAAACGCTTTGAAGAAGCGGAAAAAACAGAAACGGAAGACTGGATTGACGATATCGCCTTTTCGATTCCGGATGGCGTATACGCACAGGGCAGTATGATTGCTGTACAACCTTACGGAGATCGTTCGAATTATCCGTTAGTGAGCGACGAAGATTGGCAAAAAGTGAACTACAATTCGATTATGCAATGTGCCGTGTGTGATTTACGTAACCGTTGTGGCCAAACATTGCACCGTGGACATTACCGTAAATCGACAGACCTTATTATTTGTTCACAGGATTTCTTAATGGAGCATTTAGCGACAAAGGAATCACGTGAACGTGAAGGGCAATTGCCGTTACTTCCTGAAGTATCGATGGTTGTTTTAGATGAAGGGCACTTATTAGAATATGCCGCACAAAAAGCCTTAACATATAAAGTCCAAGCATATACAATTGTTGAGCTACTAGAGCGTTTAATGGTAGATGGTGTGCGTGCGCGTACATTATACGGCATGGAGTACTTACAGGACCATCACGAGCTGTTTTTCGATCAACTACGTGAAGATGTTGTGCAATCTGAAGAGGACCGTAAACGCATCGTAAAGTCACCAAAATTGATTGATCTTGGCAAACGTGTCATTTCTTATGTGGACCAGCTGTTAGAAGAGTTTGTCTTTGAGTCAGAGTTATACATGATTCCAGAATACGAACTGAATATGGCCGAGGAATTTTTAGAGCATTACGCAGCAGCCCTACGTATTTTCGTAGAGCAAGGGGATGCAGTAGATTGGTTAGAGGATACTGATGGTGAAGAAACGCTCGTGATTATGCCGCGTCTAATTACCGATGTGTTAGCTGAAACGTTATTCTCGAAAAAAATGCCAATCGTGTTCTCATCTGCTACATTATCAGTGAAAAAGGACTTCAGCTATATCGCTTCAAGCTTAGGCATTGAGAAGTATCAAAGCTTTGGCGTACCGTCACCGTTTGATTATGAGGAAGTAATGAAAATTTACTTACATGAATTAGAACAGGACGAAAAAGTAGCAAAAGTAGAAGAGTTATTAAAAGAACATAAAAAAACGCTAATTTTATTCAAGTCAAAACAAGCGATGAATAATTTCCAATCAAAGCTTAGCTTAATGACTCGTTTAAATGTTGCGTTTGAAGGGGATCGCGAGCTTTCTGCGATTGTCCGTGATTTCCAAAATGGTGAAATCGAAACGCTGTGTTCGTATCACTTATGGGAAGGCTTAGACTTACCAGAAGAAGCATTAACACGCGTGATCATTTATGATCTACCATTCCCACCACATGATCCGCTATTTGATGCGAAGCGTTCATTTGCGACGAATCCATTTGAAGAAGTAGAATTACCATTCATGCTACTGCGCTTGCAGCAAGGGATGGGTCGTTTAATTCGTACATCGAAGGACCACGGCGATATTCATATTTTATTAAATGAGCAAGAAGCGCAGTCTAAAGATAAATTTATCGATATTTTAGCGGTAGACCCGCAATAACAACAAGCCCGTTCGATTAGTCGAGCGGGTTTTTCTCATGGAGAAAATAGGTTAATCATAGTAACAAGTGGTTGCTTTTTCTAATAAAGTTTCACTTAATTGATTGGTGGGCTACGGCATGACAGCATTATGGCCACGTGGTACGTGTCCATACTACTGTCTTTAATGCCGTTTGCGATGCCCACCAATCCATCATTTCACACTCGTCATAAAGTTAAGAGCGCAAAATTAAGCCGCTTGCGCTTACGCGAGGCGGCAGATAGCGAAAAAGTTATTGTTTCTTTATTGATTATGCTTACAGTAATGCTCTGCTGATTGAAAGCTCATTTATTTAAAGTTCTCGATTATAAGTAGAAAGGTTTCAATTTAAGTGCTTTATGAAGTTTACTTTATACCAAAGGGCGAGAAGAAGCGAAGGGACGTTATCAATATATTTGCTTCAACGAAAAGAGTTGTACGGAGTGGAGGGGCGGACTTCTAGGGGATTAAGCGTGCGCGGAAAATCCACTTTTGATGCCGCCGTAAGAGGCATCAAAAGTTAGTTGGAGCCACGCCCCCAGAAAAGCCTGCCCCGGAACGCAGTACAACGGACGCAAGCTTAAAATTAGCACAATTCAACGCATTATCCCCGTAGAATAGCGGAACGGATTTGAACTTATGCGGATTATCCGAAATTAATATAATGTTAGTAAAAGGAAGAATTGGTTCGTCTATATACATAAGGGGGTGAGAAAGCGATGCCGATTGCGCGGATGTATGAGGAATATAGTGAGGCGATGTATCAATTTATTTACTTTTTAGTCGGGGATGAAGAACTGGCAAAGGGTTTAACGCAGGAAACGTTTGTGGA
The sequence above is a segment of the Solibacillus sp. FSL H8-0523 genome. Coding sequences within it:
- a CDS encoding ATP-dependent DNA helicase; the encoded protein is MRKSLPFELSRDKTFFESLGDWLGDVLYDELPERGFECRDEQIFMAYQIEQALKEKNVLFAEAGVGTGKTIAYLLPAISYARYTGKPALIACADETLIDQLVKDGGDIHKLRDVLGLDIDVRLAKSRDQYLCLKRFEEAEKTETEDWIDDIAFSIPDGVYAQGSMIAVQPYGDRSNYPLVSDEDWQKVNYNSIMQCAVCDLRNRCGQTLHRGHYRKSTDLIICSQDFLMEHLATKESREREGQLPLLPEVSMVVLDEGHLLEYAAQKALTYKVQAYTIVELLERLMVDGVRARTLYGMEYLQDHHELFFDQLREDVVQSEEDRKRIVKSPKLIDLGKRVISYVDQLLEEFVFESELYMIPEYELNMAEEFLEHYAAALRIFVEQGDAVDWLEDTDGEETLVIMPRLITDVLAETLFSKKMPIVFSSATLSVKKDFSYIASSLGIEKYQSFGVPSPFDYEEVMKIYLHELEQDEKVAKVEELLKEHKKTLILFKSKQAMNNFQSKLSLMTRLNVAFEGDRELSAIVRDFQNGEIETLCSYHLWEGLDLPEEALTRVIIYDLPFPPHDPLFDAKRSFATNPFEEVELPFMLLRLQQGMGRLIRTSKDHGDIHILLNEQEAQSKDKFIDILAVDPQ
- a CDS encoding methyl-accepting chemotaxis protein, producing the protein MNKQHKKFKSIKWGWILFISLGVLLAVITTVAMNYFQINKVLSNDNEKNAKVEANHAISQIALGLEKYDTALYQFGNTVAVNVENDIPMHHLEALMDSLRKDNEEYVAVYFMDFKTGALNMSPRADFEFDVFSSNTYKTIMDKKELSWMDVYLDQSTQKLMTSVIAPVTVNNEIIGAVGIDLDFSTIGTIRTQIEQGSDTDLMILDKQGMIVSSFIDKKDGQNMNPAMSGKVDGVTDIDSSIFTDSLEWVTTAVNETEYAIDALGINGNHYSGQLMTMELNGWNVIALKDDSIFQAKMNSFNKSIILALIIGMTIGVIVAVILAGQIIKIVKNIRHVIDETAQGNLHVQFENSRNNELGQLEQSYNDMLGQMRMLLTQVNDNSSNLKQVSRNVAQIANENKESLQEVSKAIEEIATNANYQSEKMNDGAQVLAELAQEMEHVQQQTAEMDEESHEANEQIQAGFAKVAELQNSYKNLEHSFSRVTDMTVALNEKSKTISEVTNVIAQITDQTNLLALNASIEAARAGEHGKGFAVVADEVRNLAESSKKATTNIQTILASVLHDTSSLVQVIDETNAMSDTQKQAVVKVYEVIDELSQSIGEMSTVIQQTSGKMQEMNATKTHVVEIMNEVANLSSDVTASTEEMASAISEQAASTVELANYTNKLNEQSEHLQHSVDRFNL